GCCGCTCAGGTCGCCATTCAGGTGGGTGAGCCGGCAGCCGAGGCGCTCGAGAAGCATGCGCCCCGCGATGGCGCCGCTCGCATTGATTGAGTCGAGAACAACGGAGAAGCCGGCGCGGCGAATCGCGGGGACATCGACGAGTTGCAAGACGCGCTCGACATGGCGCTCCGCGGCGTGTGAATCCTCGGTCGCGGCGCCGCGAGGGCGAGAGACGCGCGCGGTGGCTGCCGCGCTGCCGACACCATCGCGCAGGGCCTTGAAGCGAGCCATCAGCGGTGCGGCTCGCTCCGGTGGCGGGGCGAGACCGCTCGAATCGAGCGCCTTCAGGCCATTCCACTGCTGCGGGTTGTGACTCGCGGTGACGACGAGCGCGCCGTCGCCGCGATGGTGCGCAATGGCCACACCGACGGTCGGGGTCATGGCAATGCCGAGGTCGATCACCTCGCAGCCGGCGTCCTGCAGGGCGTCGCGCACCGCGCCGAGAGCGGCCTCGCCACCTCGTCGTCCATCGCGGGCGACGCAGATGCGAGGCGCCGCGGCCGCGCCCGGCCGACCCTCGTCGATCCAGCCAGCGAAAGCCGTCGCGTAGAGGCGGGCGACATCGGTCGTGAACGACTCACCAACAATGCCACGCAACCCTGAAATGCTCAGCATGAGGGGTGCTGCGGTCGAAGTTCCCATGAAGGTCAAGGTAGCCGAACCGGCCGGTGCTTTCCCCCGGTTGAGAGGAGCGATCTGAACCTCCTCCTTGCGGAAAACTGGCGCGAAAGCGGATCGACCTCTCAATCGATCGGTCTCGCGGTGCAAGGTCATGGGTAGACTTCAGTTCGCCATGTTCGAACTCACCGTTCGGCGCACATTCTCGGCGGCGCATGCGATCGTGATGAGGGGTGTCAGGGAGCGCCTGCACGGTCACAACTGGGGCGTCACCCTCACGGTCGGGGGTGAGGTGCTGGACCCCGACGGCCTGCTCTGCGACTTTCATGCGCTCGAGGCAACGCTTCGCGATGTGGTGGCTGCCTTCGACAACCGAAGTCTCAATGAGACGGCGCCCTTCGATCGCGTCAATCCAACGGCGGAGAATGTCGCGGAGTTCATCGCCCTCGAAGTGGCGCGGCGATTGCCGCGCGGAGTGACCGTTCGGCGCGTCGAGATCGAGGAGGCCCCTGGGTGCGTCGCGACATTCACCTGCGGCGTGGCCCGCACGGGCATCGCGGTTGAACCCAAGCCCGCCACCGCTGCTACGGAGCCGCTGTCGGCGACGCCCGGTTCGGCGACCGCGCCGGCGAGGAGCCGTCGTCGATGAACCCTCCGCCGGTCGAGTCGGCGCCGGGTGCGGCGCCGCCGGCCACTGCCCAGCCAGGTCCATCCGACCTCGCGCGCTTTCTGAGCCGCGATGTCGAGTGGCTGCACTTCAATCGACGAGTCCTTGAGGTCGCCGCTGACCCGAGGACGCCGCTTCTCGAGCGCCTTCGCTTCCTGTCGATCTTCTCGAGCAACCTCGATGAGTTCTTCATGAAGCGGGTCGGGCCGATTCAGCGCCGAGCCGCGATGGGATTGAGCTGGCCCGTGCCCGAGGCGCTCTCGCCGGCGCAGGTGATGACCGAGATCAGGTCGATGGTCATGCAGCTCGGCCACGAGCAGGCGGAGATGCTGCGCGGCGAAGTGCTGCCCCGGCTCGCCGAGGTCGGAGTCGAGCTCGTCCACTGGCGCGATCTCTCGGATTCGGAGCGGCGCGACGCCGAGGTCTGGTTCCACCAGAATGTCTTTCCGATTCTCACACCCCTTGCGGTCGACCCGGGACACCGCTTCCCCTTCATCTCGAACATGAGCGTCTCGCTCGGCGTGATGCTCAGGCGACCCGGCGAGAGCGAGCAGCTCTTCGCGCGCGTGAAGGTGCCTGAGACGCCCAGCCGCCTCTACCAGGTGCCCGGTACGCGTCGCTTCGTCCTCCTCCAGGAGATCATCGAGCACAACCTCGACGATCTCTTCCCCGGAATGGAAGTGCTCAAGGTGCTGCCCTTCCGCGTCACGCGGAATGCGGAGATTGAGCGAGACAACGAGGATGTCGAGGACCTGCTCGAGGCGATTCAGCAGACCCTGAAGGAGCGACGCTTCGCCCGCGTGGTCCGTCTGGAACTGGGCAGTCGTCCGAACCCGCGGATTCTCCGCTTCCTGATGGACGAACTCCAACTCGAGCCCGAGGCGATCTACGAAACCGAGGGGCTCCTCGACTACGGCGTGCTGAATCAGATCGCCGACCTCGATCTGCCCGAACTGCACTGGTCTCGCTGGACCCCGCTCACGCCAGCGGGTTTGGAGGATGGCGAAGGGGACATCTTCTCGCTCATCCGCGCCGGCGACTTCCTTGTTCACCATCCTTACGAGAGCTTCGAAGCGACGGTGGAGCAATTCGTGGAGCAGGCGGCGCGGGACCCTCGGGTGGTCGCGATCAAGCAGTCGCTCTATCGCACCTCGGGTGACAGTCCCTTCGTCACCAGCCTCATCGAGGCAGCCGAGGCGGGGAA
The Phycisphaeraceae bacterium genome window above contains:
- a CDS encoding 6-carboxytetrahydropterin synthase, whose protein sequence is MFELTVRRTFSAAHAIVMRGVRERLHGHNWGVTLTVGGEVLDPDGLLCDFHALEATLRDVVAAFDNRSLNETAPFDRVNPTAENVAEFIALEVARRLPRGVTVRRVEIEEAPGCVATFTCGVARTGIAVEPKPATAATEPLSATPGSATAPARSRRR
- the ppk1 gene encoding polyphosphate kinase 1 encodes the protein MNPPPVESAPGAAPPATAQPGPSDLARFLSRDVEWLHFNRRVLEVAADPRTPLLERLRFLSIFSSNLDEFFMKRVGPIQRRAAMGLSWPVPEALSPAQVMTEIRSMVMQLGHEQAEMLRGEVLPRLAEVGVELVHWRDLSDSERRDAEVWFHQNVFPILTPLAVDPGHRFPFISNMSVSLGVMLRRPGESEQLFARVKVPETPSRLYQVPGTRRFVLLQEIIEHNLDDLFPGMEVLKVLPFRVTRNAEIERDNEDVEDLLEAIQQTLKERRFARVVRLELGSRPNPRILRFLMDELQLEPEAIYETEGLLDYGVLNQIADLDLPELHWSRWTPLTPAGLEDGEGDIFSLIRAGDFLVHHPYESFEATVEQFVEQAARDPRVVAIKQSLYRTSGDSPFVTSLIEAAEAGKQVAVLVELRARFDEARNILWARKLEDAGVHVAYGVVGLKTHTKTTLVVRQEPTGLRCYGHIGSGNYNSKTARLYEDLGLFTCDPQITEDLVGLFNYMTGRSRQKEYTKLLVAPVAMKRRFLELIERETLLHTKERPGRIIAKMNQLEDRGVMDALYRASQAGVQIDLIVRGFCCLRPGVPGLSENIRVRSIVGRFLEHSRIFWFQGGQSDPLLGDFYLGSADWMYRNLQTRVEAATPVEGRALRSQLWEILQVCLDDCASAWQMQTDGTYQRVRSDGLPDDDPRTLGVHSRLMSVALNRRASGTLRRDG